A single region of the Streptomyces sp. NBC_00425 genome encodes:
- a CDS encoding ABC transporter permease yields the protein MRRYVVKRLAQAVGVLWAAYTVSFLVLDYLPGDPVTAMASAGMDSGQVDPKRLAALRHEYGFDEPVLVQYAEYLGRAVRGDFGDSVATGRPVTSTLADALPQTLQLTGAALLLAVLLGGGLAVVATYTSQRWLRQLLLSLPPLGVSVPTFWVGLLLVETFSFRLHWFPAFGNDGLKGLVLPALTLAVPTGALVAQVLAKSLLTALDQAYVETARAKGAGRWRVHLRHALRNASLPALTVVGLLVGQLIAGSVVVETVFSRDGLGRVTAAAVTAQDIPLVQGVVVFGALIFVTTNLVIDLVYPLLDPRIVVASGRRAALA from the coding sequence ATGCGCCGCTACGTCGTCAAACGCCTGGCGCAGGCGGTCGGAGTGCTGTGGGCGGCCTACACGGTCTCGTTCCTGGTGCTGGACTACCTGCCGGGTGACCCGGTCACGGCGATGGCCAGTGCCGGGATGGACTCGGGACAGGTCGATCCGAAGCGACTGGCCGCCCTGCGGCACGAGTACGGCTTCGACGAGCCGGTGCTGGTGCAGTACGCCGAGTACCTCGGCAGGGCGGTGCGCGGGGACTTCGGCGACTCGGTCGCCACCGGCCGACCGGTCACCTCGACGCTGGCCGACGCACTGCCACAGACCCTGCAGCTGACTGGGGCGGCACTGCTCCTCGCGGTGCTCCTCGGCGGCGGACTGGCAGTGGTGGCGACGTACACCTCCCAGCGATGGCTGCGGCAGCTCCTGCTGTCGCTGCCGCCACTGGGGGTGTCGGTGCCGACGTTCTGGGTGGGGCTGCTGCTCGTCGAGACGTTCTCCTTCCGGCTGCACTGGTTCCCGGCCTTCGGTAACGACGGCCTGAAGGGGTTGGTGCTCCCCGCCCTCACGCTGGCGGTCCCCACCGGCGCGCTGGTCGCCCAGGTGCTCGCCAAAAGCCTGCTCACCGCACTGGACCAGGCGTACGTGGAGACCGCCCGGGCCAAGGGCGCGGGCAGGTGGCGGGTCCATCTGCGGCACGCTCTGCGCAACGCGTCCCTGCCGGCGCTGACGGTCGTCGGCCTGCTGGTGGGGCAGCTGATCGCCGGTTCGGTGGTCGTCGAGACGGTGTTCTCCCGCGACGGCCTCGGCCGCGTCACCGCGGCGGCGGTCACGGCCCAGGACATCCCGCTGGTTCAGGGGGTGGTGGTGTTCGGGGCGCTGATCTTCGTCACCACCAACCTCGTCATCGACCTGGTCTATCCACTCCTGGATCCGCGGATCGTGGTGGCCTCGGGCAGAAGGGCGGCACTCGCATGA
- a CDS encoding ABC transporter permease: MSQSLVDDPAEAAPGPARPVGAGPVPEPGRRVDVRRLLRFVVRRPGLLVSVVVLVLIVPASFRPDLFTSQDPLQGVPSQNFRGPSGSHWFGTDELGRDVFSRVVHGAQLSLKATLIAVLVALVVGGLLGVVAGFVGRWVDDVLMRFVDVLLSIPALFLSLALVTALGYGTVKVAVAVGIASVASFARVARAEVLRVRQAVFVEASRASGARWYSVLGRHVLPNAAGPVIVLATLDFGSSILAVSALSFLGYGAPPPAPEWGTLISDGRNYLANAWWLTALPGLAIAATVLSTNRIARALDGEWSRQR; encoded by the coding sequence ATGAGCCAGAGCCTTGTCGACGACCCGGCCGAGGCGGCACCGGGACCGGCCCGCCCGGTCGGGGCGGGGCCGGTGCCGGAACCGGGACGCCGCGTGGACGTACGGCGACTGCTGCGCTTCGTGGTGCGCCGCCCGGGTCTGCTGGTGTCGGTGGTCGTCCTCGTGCTGATTGTGCCGGCCTCGTTCCGGCCCGACCTGTTCACCTCGCAGGACCCGTTGCAGGGCGTCCCGTCGCAGAACTTCCGCGGTCCGAGCGGCAGTCACTGGTTCGGCACCGACGAGCTGGGCCGCGATGTCTTCTCGCGGGTCGTCCACGGCGCCCAGTTGTCCCTGAAGGCCACGCTGATCGCGGTGCTGGTGGCGCTCGTGGTCGGCGGTCTGCTCGGGGTGGTCGCCGGATTCGTGGGCCGATGGGTGGACGACGTGCTCATGCGCTTCGTCGACGTACTCCTGTCCATCCCCGCGCTGTTCCTGTCCCTGGCCCTGGTCACCGCGCTGGGATACGGCACGGTGAAGGTGGCGGTCGCGGTCGGGATCGCCAGCGTCGCCTCGTTCGCCCGGGTGGCGCGCGCGGAAGTGCTGCGCGTACGCCAGGCGGTGTTCGTGGAGGCGTCGCGGGCGAGCGGGGCCCGCTGGTACTCGGTGCTGGGCCGGCACGTGCTGCCCAACGCGGCGGGCCCGGTGATCGTGCTGGCCACCCTCGACTTCGGCTCCTCCATCCTGGCCGTGTCGGCCCTGAGCTTCCTCGGCTACGGCGCTCCCCCGCCGGCCCCGGAGTGGGGCACGTTGATCTCCGACGGCCGCAACTACCTCGCCAACGCCTGGTGGCTGACCGCACTGCCCGGTCTGGCGATCGCCGCGACCGTGCTGTCCACCAACCGCATCGCCCGGGCGCTGGACGGCGAATGGTCCCGGCAGCGATGA
- a CDS encoding ABC transporter ATP-binding protein, whose product MTTPLLEIRGLSVSYRTRGGTVAAVRGVDLDVWPGQVTAVVGESGSGKSTTAHAVTRLLSASGHIDAGTIRFGRHDLATLSEAELRTVRGARIGLVPQDPTVSLNPVKRIGDQIAEVLRIHGLATRRSAHAEAVAVLDRAGLPDAATRARQYPHELSGGMRQRALIAIAIAAKPELIIADEPTSALDVTVQRVILDHLQRLTEESGTAVLLVTHDLGVAADRAQRLVVMSEGKVVEAGPTADILANPQDEYTRHLLASAPSLTTARSRTPASLPEPDTAPLVEVRNLVKEFRLPRAGDGPRTLRAVDDVSFTLHRGQTLALVGESGSGKSTTARLVLRLVDATAGQILFDGTDVTSANGAGARQLRRRAQLVYQNPYASLDPRFSIGEVITEPLRAFKVGDRASRLARARDLLARVALPAATLERRPAELSGGQRQRVAIARALALSPDLVVCDEPVSALDVSVQSQVLDLLAELQTDTGVAYLFISHDLAVVRQIAHQVTVMRAGRVVETGPPEELFTRPRHEYTRQLLAAIPGSRVPPPAAETITS is encoded by the coding sequence ATGACCACACCACTGCTGGAGATACGCGGCCTGTCGGTGTCGTACCGCACCCGGGGTGGCACGGTCGCCGCCGTCCGAGGCGTGGACCTCGACGTGTGGCCGGGACAGGTGACGGCGGTGGTCGGCGAGTCCGGCTCCGGCAAGAGCACCACCGCGCACGCCGTCACCCGGCTCCTGTCGGCGAGCGGCCATATCGACGCGGGCACGATCCGCTTCGGCCGGCACGACCTCGCCACCCTGTCGGAGGCGGAGTTGCGCACCGTGCGCGGAGCGCGGATCGGGCTGGTCCCCCAGGACCCGACCGTCTCCCTCAACCCGGTCAAGCGGATCGGCGACCAAATCGCCGAGGTGCTGCGCATCCATGGTCTCGCGACCCGTCGATCGGCTCACGCCGAGGCGGTCGCCGTGCTGGACCGGGCCGGGCTGCCCGACGCGGCCACCCGTGCACGGCAGTACCCGCACGAACTCTCCGGCGGAATGCGGCAACGCGCGCTGATCGCCATCGCCATCGCCGCGAAGCCAGAGCTGATCATCGCCGACGAGCCCACCAGCGCGCTCGACGTGACCGTGCAGCGGGTCATCCTCGACCATCTTCAGCGCCTCACCGAGGAGTCGGGCACCGCGGTCCTGCTCGTCACCCACGACCTCGGGGTCGCCGCCGACCGGGCACAGCGCCTGGTGGTCATGTCCGAGGGCAAGGTCGTCGAGGCGGGCCCGACCGCCGACATCCTCGCCAACCCCCAGGACGAGTACACCCGGCACCTGCTGGCCAGCGCCCCGAGCCTGACCACCGCCCGGTCCCGCACCCCGGCCTCCCTCCCCGAGCCGGATACGGCGCCTCTGGTCGAGGTGCGCAACCTGGTCAAGGAGTTCAGGCTGCCCCGCGCCGGGGACGGCCCTCGCACCTTGCGCGCCGTCGACGACGTCAGCTTCACCCTCCACCGAGGCCAGACCCTCGCCCTGGTCGGAGAGTCGGGGTCGGGCAAGTCGACCACCGCCCGCCTGGTGCTCCGACTCGTCGACGCGACCGCCGGACAGATCCTCTTCGACGGCACCGACGTCACCTCCGCCAACGGCGCCGGGGCCAGGCAGCTGCGCCGCCGCGCCCAGCTGGTCTACCAGAACCCCTACGCCTCGCTCGACCCTCGATTCTCCATCGGCGAGGTGATCACCGAGCCGCTGCGCGCCTTCAAGGTCGGCGACCGCGCCTCCCGGCTCGCCCGCGCCCGTGATCTGCTCGCCCGGGTGGCCCTTCCGGCCGCGACGCTGGAGCGCCGCCCGGCGGAACTGTCCGGCGGGCAGCGGCAGCGCGTGGCGATCGCCCGTGCCCTCGCCCTCTCCCCCGATCTGGTGGTCTGCGACGAGCCGGTCTCCGCGCTCGACGTGTCCGTACAGTCCCAAGTCCTGGACCTGCTGGCCGAGTTGCAGACCGACACGGGCGTGGCGTACCTGTTCATCTCGCACGACCTGGCCGTCGTACGTCAGATCGCGCACCAGGTCACCGTCATGCGGGCCGGCCGCGTCGTCGAGACAGGCCCGCCGGAGGAACTGTTCACCCGCCCCCGCCACGAGTACACCCGACAGCTGCTTGCGGCCATTCCCGGCAGCCGCGTCCCGCCCCCCGCCGCCGAGACCATCACGAGTTGA
- a CDS encoding LLM class flavin-dependent oxidoreductase: MSTPTITSLAFLTPGNFADDDPYTGLEETLQLFEYGERLGYDGAWIRQRHLEHGVGSAAVFLAAAGQRTERIELGTAVIPIGYESPFRLAEDLALADALSRGRLQVGFSTGMPHADLLGDLVYDGDWRSFDLSYGRIARLVDNLRGDYLGGPDTVIHSPGNVQRPRLQPHNPGLVERIWYGGGSLRSVRWAAGNGLNLLSGNIVTGDDSDDFTTAQLNLLSEYRRNLGDDRTAARVALGRVIVPLDSADAFTRARYRDYAATRHERTLKPQTLAAPGPKRFLFAPDVVGTTEQILERLAADPVLAQVSELRLELPYEFHREEYEQILHDVRHLIAPELGWRPASPRVRSRAGESCP, from the coding sequence ATGAGCACACCCACCATCACCTCGCTGGCATTTCTCACCCCGGGCAACTTCGCCGACGACGACCCGTACACCGGCCTGGAGGAGACACTCCAACTCTTCGAGTACGGCGAACGGCTCGGCTACGACGGCGCCTGGATCCGCCAGCGCCACCTCGAACACGGCGTCGGCTCGGCTGCCGTCTTCCTCGCCGCGGCCGGTCAGCGCACCGAGCGGATCGAGCTGGGCACCGCGGTCATCCCGATCGGCTACGAGAGCCCGTTCCGTCTGGCCGAAGACCTGGCGCTTGCCGATGCCCTGTCCCGCGGCCGCCTCCAGGTCGGCTTCAGCACCGGCATGCCGCACGCCGACCTGCTCGGCGACCTGGTGTACGACGGCGACTGGCGCAGCTTCGACCTGTCGTACGGCCGGATCGCCCGCCTCGTCGACAACCTGCGCGGCGACTATCTCGGCGGCCCGGACACGGTGATCCACTCGCCTGGCAACGTCCAGCGGCCACGGCTGCAGCCGCACAACCCCGGCCTGGTGGAGCGGATCTGGTACGGCGGAGGCAGCCTGCGCTCGGTCCGCTGGGCCGCCGGGAACGGACTCAACCTGCTGTCCGGCAACATCGTCACCGGCGATGACTCCGACGACTTCACCACCGCCCAGCTGAACCTGCTCTCCGAGTACCGGCGCAACCTGGGCGACGACCGGACAGCGGCGCGCGTAGCGCTCGGGCGGGTGATCGTGCCGCTCGACAGCGCCGACGCGTTCACCCGGGCCCGCTACCGGGACTACGCGGCCACTCGACACGAACGCACCCTGAAGCCGCAGACCCTGGCGGCGCCGGGCCCGAAACGGTTCCTGTTCGCCCCGGACGTCGTCGGCACCACGGAGCAGATCCTGGAGCGGTTGGCGGCCGATCCCGTCCTCGCGCAGGTGTCGGAGCTGCGCCTGGAGCTGCCCTACGAGTTCCATCGCGAGGAGTACGAACAGATCCTGCACGACGTCCGGCATCTGATCGCACCCGAGTTGGGCTGGCGCCCCGCTTCCCCGAGGGTCAGGAGCCGGGCCGGTGAGTCCTGTCCCTGA
- the uvrA gene encoding excinuclease ABC subunit UvrA — protein MNKDATDPFVHVRGAGENNLRNIDVDVPRDAMVAFTGVSGSGKSSLAFGTLYAEAQRRYFESVAPYARRLLQQVGAPHVQEITGLPPAVALQQRRGSPSSRSTVGTITTLSNLLRMLYSRAGTYPPGAARLEAESFSPNTAAGACPECHGLGVVHDVAEELLVPDASLSIREGAIAAWPGAWQGANLRSVVSGLGIDIDRPWRRLRKKDRDWLLYTDEQPSVYIEPEEDRVDYGYQGRFWSARKHVRHVLADSKSEKMRERALRFVRSVPCPECHGSGLRPEALGVTFAGRSIAEINAMPLTAVVALLRPVAGRSGADATTSTARSGETTEVAVRICGDLVARVDVLLDLGLGYLSLGRRSTTLSPGEAQRLRIATQLRSGLFGVVYVLDEPSAGLHPADAEPLLDVLDRLKAAGNSLFVVEHDMDVVRRADWVVDIGPGAGEGGGRVLYSGPVAGLERVAESATSQYLFGRARPLDHRPRTPHGWLRLRGVSRHNLHDVSVDVPLCVLTAVTGVSGSGKSTLVTQVLAEVVRGHLGLVPEEPDEAQLEVDVQDASGVESFDRLVRVDQRPIGRTPRSNLATYTGMFDAVRKLYAATDEARARGYSAGRFSFNVAEGRCETCQGEGFVAVELLFLPGTYAPCPTCEGARYNAETLEVTYRGKNIAEVLALPVDVAAEFLSAVPAASRSLETLREVGLGYLRLGQPATELSGGEAQRIKLATELQRARRGHALYLLDEPTAGLHPSDIALLLRQLHRLVDAGNTVVLVEHDLDTIATADWVIDLGPGGGDAGGRVVVAGPPAKVARSRRSATAPYLAARLARS, from the coding sequence GTGAACAAGGACGCGACCGACCCCTTCGTGCATGTCCGGGGCGCCGGTGAGAACAACCTGCGGAACATCGACGTCGACGTTCCACGGGACGCGATGGTCGCCTTCACCGGCGTCTCCGGTTCGGGCAAGTCCTCGCTCGCGTTCGGCACGCTCTACGCAGAGGCCCAGCGGCGCTACTTCGAGTCCGTGGCACCGTACGCCCGAAGGCTGTTGCAACAGGTCGGCGCACCGCACGTGCAGGAAATCACCGGACTGCCACCCGCCGTGGCCCTGCAGCAGCGACGCGGGTCGCCCAGCTCGCGCTCGACGGTCGGCACCATCACCACGCTGTCCAATCTGCTGCGCATGCTGTACTCCCGTGCCGGCACCTATCCGCCCGGTGCCGCACGGCTGGAAGCCGAGTCGTTCTCACCCAACACCGCGGCCGGCGCCTGCCCGGAGTGCCACGGACTGGGCGTCGTGCACGACGTCGCCGAGGAGCTGCTCGTCCCGGACGCCTCGCTGAGCATTCGCGAGGGGGCGATCGCCGCCTGGCCGGGCGCCTGGCAGGGCGCCAACCTGCGCAGTGTCGTGAGCGGCCTGGGGATCGACATCGACCGACCGTGGCGCAGGCTCAGGAAGAAGGACCGGGACTGGCTGCTGTACACGGACGAGCAGCCCTCCGTGTACATCGAGCCGGAGGAGGACCGCGTCGACTACGGCTACCAGGGCAGGTTCTGGAGCGCCCGCAAGCACGTCAGGCACGTCCTCGCCGACTCCAAGAGCGAGAAGATGCGCGAACGGGCGCTGCGGTTCGTGAGGAGTGTGCCCTGCCCCGAGTGTCACGGCAGCGGACTGCGGCCCGAGGCGCTCGGCGTGACCTTCGCCGGACGCTCCATCGCCGAGATCAACGCGATGCCGCTCACCGCGGTCGTGGCGCTGCTGCGGCCCGTCGCGGGGCGGTCCGGGGCCGACGCCACCACGTCGACCGCCCGATCCGGGGAGACGACCGAGGTCGCGGTCCGGATCTGCGGCGATCTGGTCGCGCGGGTCGACGTACTGCTCGACCTGGGCCTCGGATATCTCAGCCTCGGGCGCCGCTCGACGACCCTGTCGCCCGGCGAGGCGCAGCGCCTGCGGATCGCCACCCAGCTGCGCTCGGGGCTGTTCGGCGTCGTCTACGTCCTCGACGAACCCTCCGCAGGCCTGCACCCGGCTGACGCGGAACCGCTGCTGGACGTGCTGGACCGCCTCAAGGCGGCGGGCAACTCGCTGTTCGTCGTGGAGCACGACATGGACGTCGTACGGCGGGCGGACTGGGTGGTCGACATCGGCCCCGGCGCTGGCGAGGGCGGCGGACGCGTGCTGTACAGCGGCCCGGTCGCCGGTCTCGAGCGGGTGGCGGAGTCGGCCACGAGCCAGTACCTGTTCGGGCGCGCTCGGCCGCTCGATCACCGCCCGCGCACACCGCACGGCTGGCTGCGCCTGCGCGGCGTCTCCCGCCACAATCTGCACGACGTGTCCGTCGACGTACCGCTATGCGTACTGACGGCGGTGACGGGCGTGTCCGGTTCCGGAAAGTCGACGCTGGTGACGCAGGTGCTCGCCGAGGTCGTCCGCGGCCACCTCGGACTCGTACCCGAGGAGCCCGACGAGGCGCAGCTGGAGGTCGACGTCCAGGACGCGTCGGGGGTCGAGTCGTTCGACCGGCTGGTCCGGGTCGACCAACGGCCCATCGGCCGAACTCCCCGGTCCAACCTGGCCACGTACACGGGGATGTTCGACGCGGTGCGCAAGCTGTACGCGGCGACGGACGAGGCCAGGGCGCGCGGCTACTCGGCCGGCCGGTTCTCCTTCAACGTGGCCGAGGGGCGGTGCGAGACCTGCCAGGGCGAAGGGTTCGTCGCGGTGGAACTGCTGTTCCTGCCCGGCACCTATGCACCGTGCCCGACCTGCGAGGGCGCCCGGTACAACGCCGAGACGCTTGAAGTCACCTACCGCGGCAAGAACATCGCGGAAGTACTGGCGCTGCCCGTCGACGTCGCCGCCGAGTTCCTGTCCGCCGTCCCGGCCGCCTCCCGCAGTCTGGAGACGTTGCGCGAGGTGGGACTGGGGTACCTGCGGCTGGGCCAGCCCGCGACGGAACTCAGCGGCGGTGAGGCGCAACGCATCAAACTGGCCACCGAACTGCAGCGAGCCCGCCGCGGGCACGCGCTCTACCTGCTCGACGAGCCGACGGCGGGGCTGCACCCCTCGGACATCGCGCTGCTGCTGCGACAGCTGCACCGGCTCGTCGACGCCGGCAACACGGTCGTTCTCGTCGAGCACGACCTGGACACGATCGCTACCGCCGACTGGGTCATCGACCTCGGGCCGGGCGGCGGCGACGCGGGCGGGCGGGTGGTCGTGGCGGGCCCGCCGGCCAAGGTGGCGAGGTCTCGCCGCAGCGCCACCGCGCCCTATCTCGCGGCGCGGCTCGCGCGCTCCTGA
- a CDS encoding FAD-dependent oxidoreductase, whose product MTATEHGRDAVRETPDRYGAFPRLTPEQLQDLAAHGERRRTTEGEVLYREGEPFREFLAILSGTVEILQDHGGPEERTVAVHGLGRFLGELALLEGEAAFDTAVVREAGEILAVPVERQRALVGRDPVLGDLILRAYLGRRYLLIGLGAGFRILGSCYSPDTLRLREFAARNRLPHRWVDLEKDREAEALLRRFAIRPEETPVVIWKGERVLRNPSNAELARLIGLPAPSPEAGRCDVMVVGAGPAGLAAAVYGASDGLATIIVDAVATGGQAATSSRIENYLGFPSGISGGELIERAVLQAHKFGARLMVPAQVDGLTPQDDEYVVSFVDGSRTRADAVVLASGVWYRRLEVPGIDRLEGISVYYAATVHEASLCQADPVAVVGGGNSAGQAALFLANHASRVHLLVRGGDLNVDMSRYLVDQVERHPKIEVVLRTEVRGVRGEEKLESLIVEDNASGERRELRASALFVFIGARPRTDWLKGVLALDEKGFVLTGADARAAADATRWDPLGRGPLLLETTLPGVFAVGDVRSGSVKRVASAAGEGAMAIRLVHEHRDQSGNLVRTAGPEGPRPVAGKPVPGR is encoded by the coding sequence ATGACCGCGACCGAGCACGGGCGGGATGCGGTCCGCGAGACGCCGGACCGGTACGGGGCGTTCCCGCGCCTGACACCGGAGCAGCTCCAGGACCTGGCCGCGCACGGCGAGCGCCGCAGGACCACCGAGGGGGAGGTGCTGTACCGCGAGGGCGAGCCCTTCCGGGAGTTCCTCGCGATCCTCAGCGGGACGGTCGAGATCCTCCAGGACCACGGCGGGCCCGAGGAGCGCACGGTGGCGGTGCACGGACTGGGCAGGTTCCTGGGCGAACTCGCGCTGCTGGAGGGCGAGGCGGCGTTCGACACCGCCGTGGTGCGCGAGGCGGGCGAGATCCTGGCCGTACCGGTGGAGCGGCAACGCGCCCTGGTCGGCCGCGACCCCGTCCTCGGCGACCTGATCCTCCGCGCCTACCTGGGCCGCAGGTATCTGCTCATCGGCCTCGGCGCCGGCTTCCGGATTCTGGGCTCGTGTTATTCACCGGACACGCTGAGGCTGCGCGAGTTCGCCGCTCGCAACCGGCTGCCCCACCGCTGGGTGGATCTGGAGAAGGACAGGGAGGCGGAGGCACTGCTGCGTCGGTTCGCCATCCGTCCCGAGGAGACTCCGGTGGTCATCTGGAAGGGCGAGCGGGTGCTGCGCAATCCGAGCAACGCCGAACTCGCCCGGCTCATCGGGCTGCCCGCTCCCTCGCCGGAGGCCGGGCGATGCGACGTGATGGTGGTGGGCGCGGGACCCGCCGGACTCGCGGCCGCCGTGTACGGCGCCTCCGACGGCCTCGCCACGATCATCGTCGACGCCGTGGCCACCGGAGGCCAGGCCGCGACCTCGTCCCGCATCGAGAACTACCTCGGCTTCCCGTCGGGCATCTCCGGGGGCGAGCTCATCGAACGAGCGGTGCTCCAGGCCCACAAGTTCGGTGCTCGCCTCATGGTGCCGGCCCAGGTCGACGGGCTCACCCCGCAGGACGACGAGTACGTCGTCAGTTTCGTAGACGGGTCCCGGACCCGGGCGGACGCCGTGGTCCTCGCCTCGGGCGTGTGGTATCGCAGGCTCGAGGTGCCCGGCATCGACCGTCTGGAGGGCATCAGCGTCTACTACGCCGCGACCGTTCACGAGGCCAGTCTCTGCCAGGCGGATCCGGTCGCCGTGGTCGGCGGCGGGAACTCCGCGGGGCAGGCGGCGCTGTTCCTCGCGAACCACGCGTCCAGGGTCCACCTCCTCGTCCGGGGCGGTGACCTCAACGTGGACATGTCGCGCTACCTGGTGGACCAGGTGGAACGGCACCCGAAGATCGAGGTGGTGCTCCGTACCGAGGTTCGGGGCGTCCGCGGGGAGGAGAAGCTGGAGTCACTGATCGTGGAGGACAACGCGAGCGGTGAGCGCCGGGAGTTGCGGGCCTCGGCGCTGTTCGTGTTCATCGGAGCCCGGCCGCGCACGGACTGGCTCAAGGGTGTGCTGGCCCTGGACGAGAAGGGTTTCGTCCTCACCGGCGCCGACGCCCGGGCGGCGGCGGACGCGACCCGGTGGGACCCGCTCGGCCGTGGTCCGTTGCTTCTGGAGACCACCCTTCCCGGGGTCTTCGCCGTCGGTGACGTCCGGAGCGGCTCGGTCAAACGGGTGGCCTCGGCGGCCGGTGAGGGCGCCATGGCGATCCGCCTCGTGCACGAGCACCGGGACCAGTCGGGCAACCTGGTTCGCACCGCGGGTCCCGAGGGGCCTCGGCCGGTGGCGGGCAAGCCCGTGCCCGGGCGTTGA
- a CDS encoding UBP-type zinc finger domain-containing protein has protein sequence MATIPDPHLAMVRPVTPRTPQGCEECLREGSPWVHLRLCLTCGHVGCCDSSPNRHARRHAGIDGHPVVRSLQPGEDWRWCYVHEALV, from the coding sequence ATGGCCACGATTCCCGACCCGCACCTGGCGATGGTGCGCCCGGTGACGCCTCGTACACCTCAAGGCTGCGAGGAGTGCCTCAGGGAGGGCTCCCCGTGGGTGCACCTGCGGCTCTGCCTCACCTGCGGGCACGTCGGCTGCTGCGACTCCTCGCCGAACAGGCACGCCAGACGGCATGCGGGCATCGACGGCCACCCCGTCGTGCGGTCATTGCAGCCGGGAGAGGACTGGCGCTGGTGCTACGTCCACGAGGCTCTGGTCTGA
- the trxA gene encoding thioredoxin, protein MNTTRTTTVSCPNCGRGNRIPVAAEGRPKCGHCKQPLPWIVDAGDDDFAEIADNAAQPVVVDLWATWCGPCRMVSPALEEVARDLAGRIKLVKVDVDQNPRLSRRFEVQAVPTLLVLDQGRTVARQAGAAPAPVLRSWVEQAMAGRQTTAGG, encoded by the coding sequence GTGAACACCACCCGGACGACGACGGTGTCCTGCCCGAACTGCGGGCGAGGCAACCGGATTCCGGTGGCCGCCGAGGGACGCCCCAAATGCGGCCACTGCAAGCAACCCCTGCCCTGGATCGTCGACGCGGGCGACGACGACTTCGCCGAGATCGCCGACAACGCGGCCCAGCCTGTCGTCGTCGACCTCTGGGCCACCTGGTGCGGGCCCTGCCGCATGGTCAGCCCCGCCCTCGAAGAGGTCGCCCGCGACCTCGCCGGACGGATCAAGCTCGTCAAGGTCGACGTCGACCAGAACCCGCGGCTCAGCCGACGGTTCGAGGTGCAGGCGGTGCCGACCCTGCTGGTCCTGGACCAGGGTCGGACGGTCGCCCGGCAGGCCGGCGCCGCGCCCGCGCCCGTCCTTCGCTCGTGGGTCGAGCAGGCGATGGCGGGGCGGCAGACGACAGCGGGAGGCTGA